The sequence below is a genomic window from Macaca fascicularis isolate 582-1 chromosome 3, T2T-MFA8v1.1.
gtgcagtggtgcaatctcggctcactgcagtttccatctcctgggttcaagtgattctcctgcctcagcctcccgagtagctgggactacaggcagccaccaccatgcctggataatttttatatttttagtagagatggggtttcaccatgttggccaagctggtctcaaactcctggcctcaggtgatccaccctccttggcctcccaaagtgttgggagtacaggtgtgagccaccatgcccggcccaatgttgtttttatgaaaataaaatttctttttttatatatagcatATGAGCTCATAACTGGCACTATATAGCACCTGAGCATGTTTTGATTTGATCTTTCTTGTTGAGGGGCCTTGCTACATTATATCCTGGTGTCTAGACTTTGGCTCACGACCTTTGAGATGGAGAGCCAGTGTCTCTGGTACTGTTGGCAATCTCTGGGTCTACACCCAGAGTTCATTCATGTAGATGCAAATACAGAGCGTGTCATAACTTTCAACCTCTCTGTTCCTCGTCACAGCTGTTCAGTCTTGCTTGAAGACAGATTACAGAGGGATAAGGCCAAATCCAGATTCTGTGGTGTGCAAATTTACCCTGGTGTGTTATTGCTGCTGGGGGATCTGAGCTCAGCCAGGAGCAGTGAGAGCCTCCCCTCCCCCGTCATGCTGAGCGCTGGCCTAGGACTGCTGATGCTGGTGGCCATGATTGAATTTCTCATCGGTTTAATTGGAAATGGAATCCTTGTGGTCTGGAGTTTAAGAGAATGGATCAGAAAATTCAGCTGGTCCTCATATAACCTCATTATCCTGGGCCTGGCTGGCTGCCGGTTTCTCCTGCAGTGGCTGATCATTTTGGACTTAAGCTTGTTTCCCCTTTTCCAGAGCAGCCGTTGGCTTCGCTATCTTAATGTCTTCTGGGTCCTGGTAAGCCAGGCCAGCTTGTGGTTTGCCACCTTCCTCAGTGTCTTCTATTGCAAGAAGATCACCACCTTTGATCGCCCTGCCTACTTGTGGCTGAAGCAGAGGGCCTATAACCTGAGTCTGTGGTGCCTTCTGGGCTACTTTATAATCAGTTTGTTACTTACAGTCCAAGTTGGCTTAACGGTCCATCATCCTCCCCAAGGAAACAGCAGCATTCGTTATCCCTTTGAACACTGGCAGTACCTGTATGTATTTCAGCTCAATTCTGGAAGTTATTTGCCTTTAATGGTGTTTCTTGTTTCCTCTGGGATGCTGATTATCTCTTTGTATACACACCACAAGAAGATGAAGGTCCATTTAGCTGGTAGGGGGGATGCCCGGGCCAAGGCTCACATCACTGCCCTGAAGTCCTTGGGCTGCTTCCTCTTACTTCACCTGGTTTATATCGTGGCCAGCCCCTTCTCCATCACCTCCAAGACTTATCCTCCTGATCTCACCAGTGTCTTCATCTGGGAGACACTCATGGCGGCCTATCCTTCTCTTCATTCTCTCATGTTGATCATGGGGATTCCTAGGGTGAAGCAGACTTGTCAGAAGAtcctgtggaagacagtgtgtgcTTGGAGATGCTGGGGCCCATGATCTAGGAAGAAAAGTGTGGTCAGGGCACTCTTGGGACGCTCTTTTGATAGCTGTCTGTAAGGGAGCTGCCTTCCATGTCTTTtaagattttccttcttttacacCAATTTAATGAATGAGCAACAGAAAATACAGATCAAAACTCAATACTATTTCTCTTTTGGCAATGCAAagtacatttttttaatgtaccACAGAAATCAAGGGTAGGGCTTCATGTTTGGTAAAAGAGGTATTATATTCTCTCTACGTATAGCaaataattcatatataaatGGTGTTTTTCCTATTATAGAAAACAGAGATTAGGAACAATTCTGTCTACATGTAGCaaataattcatatataaattttgtttttcctagtATAGAAAACAGAGATTAGGAACAATTATAGTGatcattaatttttatgaaatttcaCCTGTACATTAATGTTAGTCATTTTagatatgctttttaaaaagtatcaaatAATGTCCCCATTTCTCTGCTGTAATGAGTCTAATTAtctaactgaaaaacaaaacaaaacatctttaTATTTCTGGAAGTTTCTTTGAGCCCTAACCTTGGCTTTCAGAATAAAAGTCTGTTGGATGCCATGATCTGTATTAAGCTCCAAGGCCCAGGACCTGGAGTGGGGCAACATGAGGGTGAGGAGCACTTgcttctgcttaaaaaaaaatagactgctTTTGAAGAGGTCATGCTGTCTGCTCTTCAGTCCTTTAGCCATTGTGCCTGTCTACTGTGGCCTCACCACAGCCTACAGTCAGTTCTAGTGTGCCGGGTCTTTGAGGTGGAGTGAGATCATTTAGAATGCCAGATCCATGGCAGCAGGAaccatgtctgtttttattttctcccatgtCTCTGTGACTAGAACACTGCCTATCGCATAATAAAcacttaatacatattttgtaaatGATTGAGTAGCTGCTGTAACTGGTTTTACGATGCCTCCTTTGTATTATcggtaaagaaactgaggcccagagaggggcggTGGCCTGCCCAGGGTTTCATAGAGAGCCTGTGGCATTGCTGGGACTAGAGCTGTTTCTTGACTCCTGGTCCAGGGCTCTTTCCTTTACAACATACTACTTTCCTAACAAGCTAGCTTTGTCCTTCCCTCCTTGGAACCCCATGCCTCTTTCTATAGACTCTTCTACGCCcctctttctctaccttctttCTAGCCTTCTTTGTTTCAGTTCCAGGGGATCTGAAATCCAAAGAACAACACTTGatgttcttaaacttttttttttcacttcctaTGATCAAGGAAGTGAAAATCTATTCATTAATATATTCTCTCAAACCTATCTTTTTCTTACCTGAAACTGAGAATCGAGGTACATGCTGGGCACGTGTGGATATCAGTCATCACACAGCGGGAGACTGGTTCCACTGCCACTGTGAACTGTGTGAGGTCAAGTACCATATTTTGTGTCCTGGGAAGGAtcatattcattccttttaaaaataaaggtgctTCTGCTTGgttatattttttttattaggaTGAATTTTCATTATgccatttctactttttttacAGATGTCCTTTGTGACCAGTTGTAATAGTGACAATAGTATTTAACATTTGTATTGGGCTTTACATTTTACCAGACAATCTCATGTATAgtccattatctcatttgattttaaTAGCAATCCTATGCAGTTAGCAATTTTATCCCCAAATCACAGGTGACAcaactcaggctggagtgatgatttgcccaagatcatgAACTTGTAAATAATGCAGATGGGGCAGACCCAAATTTTTTGACTCCGAGTCTTGTACTCTTTCCAGTAAATCCTAAGTATCTCATTGTTCATACTTACAAGACTTCAAACTAGGATTAGCCTGTGGAACTTCCCTCAAGTTTATGAGTATTTTTACACACAGGCAATAAGCAACTAATCTTtcaaatttggtattgatgggatCTAAGATCTAAAATCACAACAGATCAAAGTTTATGATCTGCTTTTCTTAGTGAcaaggtatggaatcaacctaagtgtccatcaacaaatgaacagatgaggaaaatatcgtgtatacatgtatgtgtatctgtttcatttctacttttctgTACTGTTCAAATAGTTTTTAGCCATGCTCAAAtatcacattttaacatttgaacagataaagaaaatgtggtgtacatatgtatgtgtatatatgtatatacacacacaaaatggaatattattcggctttaaaaaagaaggaaatcctgtcatttgaaaaaatgtggatgaacctggaagatcattatgctaactgaaaaaAGCCacatacagaaagacaaatactgtaagATCTCACAGATGTGTGGAATTTCAAAAAGCCAAACTCACAGAAGCACAGAGtaggatggtggttgccaggggctgggagcaTGGGGGAAATGAGGAGATGTTTATCAAAGGGTACAGTTTCTGTTAGGCAGAATGAATAAGCTCTgaagatctaatgtacagcatagtgactatagttaatagaaccatattatatacttgaaatttgcgaGAGAGTAGATGCTAAATGTTTttgctaacaacaacaacaaagataatTGTGAGGTGGTGGATATgttaacttgattgtggtaatcacttcacagtgtatacatatgtcaaaacacGTTATGTACTATAGATATATACCCTTTTTGTCAATCATTCctcaataaagcagaaaaaattaTTGCATTTTCCACATCACCTTTTGGgatttgatttccttctttttctgtacaCAATTTACCTTACGATGGGTATGAGACTGCTttgtgttttagcaaagaaaacaaatttgaagGCAAATATATACTCTTGAATTGATTCTTATGTAATTGAATCTTTTGTAATTTGCATTCTTAGAGTTGCAGCTggatccgtgtgtgtgtgtgtgtgtgtgtgtgtgtgtgtgtagatattaATGGCCTTACATTTAATTATGTGATATGCTCTGTGGTGGTGTAGCTGAGAGATGTGAAGTgttaaaaatgtgatatatgagCATGGctaaaaatgatttgaaaacgATAGAAAGATAGAAAATGAACAGCAACGTTTTTCCCTCCCACCTTCCATTATTAGTCCCACAGACTGGATATAATTGTATCTTATCACTTGTGTTAGTTCTTTTATTGGTTATTTTTTATGACTCTAAGTAGTAAGATTTTGGTTCTCTTACTTGTCTTATCAGCTTTAAATTGTAACCTTTGAGTCTCATTCATCAGGTTTGGGGACTATCTCATTTTACCCCTGATCCATTTTCCTCTCCTAAATTTGATTAGTTTTATTTTGTCGTTCTAACAGTCATTACTTTTACAATTGTAAGTAATATATTTTCTACCCTGCTTTTTTGAACCATGCCTTATGACAGTATCCACAGAGTCCCAACTATGTAGGAGGAAGAAATTAGTGCTTCACCTGTCCTGCACTTCTCCCATATCCCGACTTCTGTCACCTATGGTATCAGTTATGAACAACATAGTCCAACTTCATATGACTTCAGGAAAAAATACACTATTGAAAGGAAATTGGCTAGATTATAGAACCAAGGAGAAGGCTGGAGGATCCACCCCAGAATGGGAACCAAGAGGGGTTAAATAAACAAGAACACAATCAAGTCACACTACAGGGACTGATGCCGGCACCGCGTCTCCCGTTCCGCTGTCAGCATTGTGTCCTTGACACTGCCACGGCTTCTGAGACTGTGTCTCTTTGAGCCATCCTGGGTGGGATTTTTGGCTGGCTGATTCTAGTCACAGGCCTGCCCTAGCTAACAGGCCCTGGGGTGAGGAAAAGCCTGGTTTCCCTTTGGCTTCTGAAATATGCATTGTTAAATTAGGCGACATAAATTATTCCGCCATTGAATTAAGCAGCGGAATGGGTACAGCTCCTGGTGTGGAACTGATGCACTGGAAGGCCAACTCTAGAACTCTCACAGGAGATACGGCGAAGTAATAAAGAGATGGGAAatttaaaagcaaagcaaaatggCACACAGCAATAAAAGGACCCTCATAGGTATGACTGGAACCCCAGAAGGACATGGAAAAAATGAGCACAAGgaatgaaatatttgaagaattaacGACCAAGAATTGAATTAAGTTAATGatgaaaaaagacagacaaaaaggaCTCAAAGGGTGTCAAAGAAGACAGATAAAGTGGGAGGAATTCATCACACTTAAACACATTGTAGAGATTTAAGAATATTGAAgtcaaaagaaatttataaaattttgaaagaacaGATCAAGAATCAGATTGACATTTCTCAGGAGAATACAGAACAAGAGTTTGCATgacatttttttctagtaaatattttgttcttattttcaagTAACaccaagaagagaagtttagaaatattttcctggctagcaacatattttatattaattacaaaTGGAGAGTTAATTCTAAAAATGTCAGTGGAGGCTCAGTGGTTGATTATCATAAGGTTAGTAAGcaaattctgaaatatttgaaCAATCAAAGAAAATCCTGAAACTAAAGGATTTGGAGAGATTGTGATGTCAATACTCACAAATGAATTAAAAGAGTCAATGTGGCATAGAATTGGGGATGACTCTGGAGGGAAAAAAGTAGCACAAATAATTGCCAGTGCATTAGAATTTGTGAGAATGCAGTAAACAGGAAAAATTGAGCATTTCAACTGactacaaaagaaacaaacagggggctgggtgcagtggctcatgcctgtaatcccagcactttgggaggctgaggtgggcggaccataaggtcaggagctggagaccatcctggctaacacggtgaaaccccgactctactaaaaatacaaaaaattagctgggcgtagtggcaggtgtctgtagtcccagctactcgggaggctgaggcaggagaatggcgtgaacccagcaggtggagcttgcagtgagcggagatcgcaccactgcactccagtctgggctacagaacgagacactgtctcaaaaaagaaaaaaaaaaaaaagaaagaaaccaacagGATAAACTTTCTCCCAATTAAAGAGAAAGCCTTAGCAATATATGAGCATCTTAAGAAAGAAGCTGAAAACTTTGCTGCAGTGATCTCCTTTAGTGGAAGCTATTGGAGTGGCTTTCAGGACTTCCACATTCTACATACCTGTTGAGTTTTTGGTGAAACTGAGTGAAGATTAAATAGCAGCAAAAACATTCctcctgtgttttaaaaagtgtattgATAGATACAGTTGTACTCTGGTCCAGATTtttgaattttaccttttttagTTGACAAATAGTAATTGTGTATATTCATGGGGTACCTAGTGATGTTTTGATCCACCTAATGTATTGTGATCACATCAGGGGATCTGAGCACATCTGTCATCTCaaacattgatcatttctttgtgttgggaacattcaatatcctcctagCTATGTGAAacaatataatacattattgttaactatagtcatcctacactGGTTCAgatttttaattgtaataaaatTAATGTCTAAAAATTAATTCCCTCAAAGATCTATACTTTGAAAGAAACATGAAACCGAGTATAAAGGCTGTGAATGATTGACTGACAGATGTTGAGTGCGAAGACTATAGAGATACATCATTCTAGGATTTTTatcagctttctttttatttcagttagtGCTCTGGTTACAAAGTTACATCGGTTTTCAATAGTCTTTTCCAACCTTATTCTGTCCTACCCCCAAATAAACTCATATTTTGTGTATGATGTTGAAGAATTTAAAGTTTTACAAGAACATATATATCACTTTATGAAGGAAGGCCTTTATATACCTCACAGgttgtcatgaagattaaatgaattaatagatgTAAAGGGCTTACAAGAGTACCTGGTATATAATAATGGATATAATTTTTTATccttaatattattattgtactACTATTTAGGaaaaattatttatacttttgACAAATTATAATAATGTAAATTACGGGGTACACAGTGATCGTGATGTTGTATGTATACAGTGTGGAATGAttgaatcaagctaattaatatatctatCACCTTAAATACTTATTTATTCCACTTGCATAACTTAACTGTAACATTCTAGTCTTTGATCAACATCTCTTGATTCCATCCACcccccagcctctgataactatCATCCCACACTccgcttctatgagtttgattgtttagattccacatgtaaatgagatcatgaggtgtttgtctttctgtgcctggcttatttcatttagcgtAATGTCCTcaggttcattcatattgtcaGAAATGACAGGatttagaagaaataattttaaatatttgcactTGCAAAGAATaatcaaaagataaagaaaatagaattgaaacactagataaatatgtaaatttagcAGATGATAAATGTGGTCTTCTTTTCAAAAAggattattcaataaatgctgctgaaaCAAGTGGCTAACCATTTAGGATACAGTAAGATTAGATTTTTACTTCACATTGTCTTTACTAAATTTGAGGTAGATTAAAGAATAAAGTGTAAGCAATGAAACCATAAAAAGCtcaaagaaaatatagatgaataAATTATTGGGgaatgaaagaaatttctaattaTGCTATAGAGGACAAAAATCATCCAAAAATTATTAACATATATGATcacataaaaagttaaaacttctTTATGTCACAGACAGCACGCATATAAATTTAAATAGCAATGgataaatggaggaaaaaattGCAACTAAGCATACATAACCAGAAGaagttattattaattattacaaaattattaaaaagaaccaTAACATTCCAACACAAAAACGAGAAAGGCTTTggaagcaattaaaaaaatgaatcaatataAATGGTTTATAAACACATTGTTATTTCTCACTAGtcataaaaatgtgatttttttgtaaTACCATTTGTGTTTATCCAGGtagcaaagattaaaaaatgaaagataatagTTTTATTGAGAATACAGGGAAAGGATATTCTTATACATTGAAGATGGATGCACTAATTGGTATAATATTCTGAGGGACAATTTGGCAGCATTTTTTAACACGTATGTATATATCTTGATATAGCAGTTATACTTTGTAAATATATCTCTATTAAAGATCTATGTAAACTTGCTTTTACAAAGATGTTCATTGCACAGTTatgaaaaattggaagcattctaAATGCTAAACTGAATAGGattgataaaataaattgggGGTTCAGGGCAGAACATGGGTGATCTGCAAAATTTCAAACTGAAAAGTTAATTTTCAATGTCCTTGGACTAAGGACTAGAGGGAACGAGATAATAAAGATATGGAAGAAAtcaatggaaaatataaataaaatttcaaatgattttGATTCCTTTAATCCTTCCCAAGCACTTAcaaattatttatgaaattttcttcatttatttcaagtgtgttgtttttctgactgatatatatgaaaaaaccaaaagtttgttctttgaaaagagtAATGAAGTAGAAAACTCATTTggtatagactgaatgtttgtgtccccccaaaatttgtatattgaaacctaatcctcaatgtgatggtattttgAGGTGGGATTTTGGGGATGCTGTTAGGTCCTGAGGGTAGAGCCTtgatgaatgggattagtgcctgatatggtttggctgcgtccccacccaaatctcatcttgaattcccatgtgttatgagtgggaggtaattgaatcatgggggcgggtctttcccatgctgttctcgtgagagtgaataagtctcatgagatctgatggttataaaAAGGGGGGGGGTGTTCCACTGCACAAGTCCTcctctctttgcttgctgccatccaggtaagatgtgacttgctcctcctgccttccaccttgattgtgaggctgccccagccacttggaactgtaagtcaattaaagctctttcttttgtaaattgcccagtctcgggtatgtctgtatcagcagcgtgaaaacagactaatacagtgcccttataaaagaggccctagAGAGCTCCTTTGCCCTTAGGAAAAAGATGGCTGTCTATCCACAAGGAAGTGGGCCCtcgccagacactgaatctgctggtgcctagatcttggactttgcagcttctaaaactgtgagaaatacatttatgttgtttataagctacccagtttatggtattttgttatggcatcctGAGCAGACTAAGAAACCACTGATAAAATAAGTttggaataaaagagagaagctaAATAATATGAATGCAGAATGGTCCTTAGCTACagatacagaaaatattaaaatatttaaaaaatactatacatAACTTTGCTTCAgtaaatttgaaaacttagatgaaattgcaaatttctagaaaaatacaatttaccaAAACTGATTCAGGAATAAGAATCCGGCtacttatttaatttaattgatTGAAACAGTagtagttaaaatattttcacatagaAAACAAGCTTAGGCATTTTTGCAGGCAAATTTTACCAAACTGTAACTTAATATTAAACAAACTTCcagagaataggaaaaaaaaaaaagggcggatACTCTTTAAGCTTTACTCTGAGGTCAGTATAACTTTGCCAAAaccagacagaaaaaaacaaaaaatgaaaagcacagGCCCGcttaacatataaatatagaagtaaatgtttaaaataaaaataattaaattatttaaaaccagAATTCAACAGTTAGTAGAAACAATTAGACATCATGATGTTGTTTATCCCAGGAAAGCAGGGATGGCTTACCATTAAGACTATATAAACACCATTTGCTCCAGGaacataataaagaataaaagccaTATGATTCACAGACTAccaaaattgaataaaaaagaaacaggagtTCTGAATAGACCTTCAAAAATATACTggagttttaatttaaaagacaaaaacttcctgcaaagaaaagtccaggaccagatggcttcactggtcaAGTCTACCAAACATTTACAGGATTAATACTAATTTTTGGCACACTCCTCCAAAAAATAGAATAGG
It includes:
- the TAS2R5 gene encoding taste receptor type 2 member 5; amino-acid sequence: MESQCLWYCWQSLGLHPEFIHVDANTERVITFNLSVPRHSCSVLLEDRLQRDKAKSRFCGVQIYPGVLLLLGDLSSARSSESLPSPVMLSAGLGLLMLVAMIEFLIGLIGNGILVVWSLREWIRKFSWSSYNLIILGLAGCRFLLQWLIILDLSLFPLFQSSRWLRYLNVFWVLVSQASLWFATFLSVFYCKKITTFDRPAYLWLKQRAYNLSLWCLLGYFIISLLLTVQVGLTVHHPPQGNSSIRYPFEHWQYLYVFQLNSGSYLPLMVFLVSSGMLIISLYTHHKKMKVHLAGRGDARAKAHITALKSLGCFLLLHLVYIVASPFSITSKTYPPDLTSVFIWETLMAAYPSLHSLMLIMGIPRVKQTCQKILWKTVCAWRCWGP